The genomic DNA GTGGAATTATCGGCATTTTTATTGTCTATCTTGTTGCAATGAGCATCCCTGAGGTGGGGGTATCGAATGCAACTACGGCGATTATTGTTGGTCAGGTGCTTACGGCGCTTATTATTGATCATCTTGGTGCTTTTGGTTTAGAAACGAGTCCTTTTGGTATTCAACAAGTTATTGGATTGTTTTTACTTGCCATAGGGGCTAAACTTTTGTTAAAATAAACTATATTTATTTAATTTTGACTTTATGAATTGATTAAGATTTAGGAGGTTTCACATGGATTTTCAGTTTACGCCTGACCAAACAGCTTTACTTAAAATGGTACAGGAAGTGGTAACGAAAGAAATTATACCTTATGCTCATGAAATGGACGAAAAAGCTACAATACGTCCTGAACTTATTCAACAATTGCATAATGCTGGTTTGCTTAATCTTACGGTACCTGAAGAGTACGATGGGCCGGGTCTGGATGCTTTAACGATCGCCTTTATTTATGAACAACTAGGCCGTGGTGATGCAGGCGTTGCTACATCCGTTGCTGCGAATGCTCTTGCTTCTTATCCTGTACTGACAACAGGGACGCACGAGCAAAAACAGTACTTTTTTAATTTCTTAAATGAAGGCAAGCTTGCGGCTTTTGCTTTGACTGAACCTGGCGCAGGATCTGATGCAGGTAGTGTTGCTACTGCGGCGGTTAAAGATGGCGATGATTATATTTTAAATGGTACGAAGTGCTTTATTACGAATGGTGGTCTTGCTGACATTTTTGTTGTTTTTGCCAATGCCAGAAAATCAGCAGGTATTCGGGGCTTGACTGCTTTTATTGTGGATCGCAATACACCTGGTTTTTCAGTAGGCAAACATGAAGATAAGATGGGGATACGTTCTTCCAATACCTGTGAATTAATTCTGGATCATGTTCGTGTTCCAAGCAGTCGTCGTATCGGTAAAGAGGGACACGGTTTTAAAATTGCCATGAAAACGCTTGATTCTGCCCGACCGTTTGTGGGGGCTGTATCGATTGGTTTGGCGCAGGCAGCTTTTGATTTTGCTGTCAAGTATGCTCGTGAGCGTCAACAATTTGGCAAGGCCATTGCTTCTTTTCAGTTAGTGCAGGCCATGATTGCTGATATGGGCATGAAGCTTGAAAGTGCGCGACTCCTCGTTTATAAGGCGTGCTGGATGAAAGAACAAGGTCTTTCTTTTTCTAAAGAAGCAGCTATGGCGAAATGTTTGGCATCAGATACAGCCATGCAAATTACGACAGATGCAGTGCAAGTTGTTGGTGGCTATGGTTATTCGAAAGAATATCCTGTTGAGCGCTATATGCGCGATGCAAAGATTATGCAGATTTATGAAGGCACAAATCAGATTCAACGTCTAGTCATTGGAAATCATATTTTATATTAATAGCTGAAAATAGGAATAGATTGTAAAGAACAGTCTTGTATTTGATGCAGGACTGTTTTTTTATTGTTGCATCGTTATTTTTTTTGCTGCATATAACGATAATAAGTATATAGGCTTTGGGGAGGGGTAACATCATGGAAAAAGAAGTTGCTTTGGTCCAACCGATTGGAAAACCATGGCCTGTGCGGCGTGTGGGGCCGGCTAGACTTCATAAAAGACGGATATATAAACCAAAATTAAAAAATCGGTTATTTTCTAGTCAAGATGAAGAGGATGATGAGCAAGACGATCGTGTTATGGCTGAAA from Pelorhabdus rhamnosifermentans includes the following:
- a CDS encoding acyl-CoA dehydrogenase family protein, with the translated sequence MDFQFTPDQTALLKMVQEVVTKEIIPYAHEMDEKATIRPELIQQLHNAGLLNLTVPEEYDGPGLDALTIAFIYEQLGRGDAGVATSVAANALASYPVLTTGTHEQKQYFFNFLNEGKLAAFALTEPGAGSDAGSVATAAVKDGDDYILNGTKCFITNGGLADIFVVFANARKSAGIRGLTAFIVDRNTPGFSVGKHEDKMGIRSSNTCELILDHVRVPSSRRIGKEGHGFKIAMKTLDSARPFVGAVSIGLAQAAFDFAVKYARERQQFGKAIASFQLVQAMIADMGMKLESARLLVYKACWMKEQGLSFSKEAAMAKCLASDTAMQITTDAVQVVGGYGYSKEYPVERYMRDAKIMQIYEGTNQIQRLVIGNHILY
- a CDS encoding DMT family transporter, yielding MWAAFISGILMAVQGSLNAVLSKAAGVIEATFIVHVIGTMGLAIGIFAFRMNKRALFPLPSVPWYIYLGGIIGIFIVYLVAMSIPEVGVSNATTAIIVGQVLTALIIDHLGAFGLETSPFGIQQVIGLFLLAIGAKLLLK